In a genomic window of Paracoccaceae bacterium:
- a CDS encoding UbiH/UbiF family hydroxylase — translation MPQNTCDVLVSGGGIAGLTAAAAFGAAGFDVVCVDPAPPITDREAKGADMRSTAMLQPARGVLQAAGLWDKLVPHASPLQIMRIVDAGGETAEPRLTKDFNAADVSDLPFGWNFPNWLLRREIVTRLDELPNVTFMPGTATTSLFTREREARVGLSDGSKVRARLVIAADGRASPMRQTAGIDVQTTRYGQKALAFAVTHPIPHENVSTEIHRTGGPFTLVPLPDRDGMPSSAIVWMDDGPLSQGRMEMDVSEFEDEISARSCHLFGPLTLVSPRSIWPIITQKAARLSGERLALIAEAAHVVPPIGAQGLNMSLADTATLLKLALERPDDLGDRRMLDAYHKARYSDISVRIQGIDLLNRASRVNAPLLRDARATALNALYAMGPVRKTLMQMGLGVK, via the coding sequence ATGCCCCAAAATACATGTGATGTGTTGGTTTCAGGCGGCGGGATCGCTGGTCTGACGGCGGCTGCGGCATTCGGGGCCGCCGGTTTTGACGTGGTCTGCGTTGATCCGGCGCCGCCGATTACCGATCGTGAGGCGAAAGGCGCGGACATGCGGTCCACTGCCATGTTGCAACCCGCGCGAGGCGTTTTGCAGGCGGCGGGTCTTTGGGACAAGCTCGTACCGCATGCTTCCCCCTTGCAGATCATGCGGATCGTGGACGCCGGAGGCGAGACCGCCGAACCGCGTTTGACAAAAGATTTCAATGCGGCGGACGTATCTGACTTACCTTTTGGATGGAATTTTCCAAATTGGCTGTTACGTCGTGAAATCGTCACGCGCCTTGATGAATTGCCCAATGTTACATTTATGCCGGGCACCGCCACGACGTCTTTGTTCACCCGCGAACGCGAAGCACGTGTTGGACTGAGCGATGGATCCAAGGTGCGCGCACGGCTTGTCATCGCGGCGGACGGTCGCGCATCTCCGATGCGGCAGACTGCCGGGATCGACGTTCAAACGACACGCTATGGCCAAAAAGCGTTGGCGTTTGCGGTAACACACCCGATTCCACATGAGAACGTATCGACCGAAATTCATCGTACTGGCGGCCCCTTTACCCTGGTGCCCTTGCCGGATCGGGATGGAATGCCGTCATCAGCGATTGTGTGGATGGATGATGGCCCTTTGTCACAGGGTCGTATGGAGATGGACGTATCGGAATTTGAAGATGAAATCTCCGCGCGCAGTTGTCACTTGTTCGGGCCGTTGACCTTGGTATCTCCCCGCTCGATCTGGCCCATCATCACCCAGAAAGCCGCACGACTGTCCGGTGAGCGCCTCGCCTTGATCGCTGAGGCCGCACACGTTGTCCCACCTATCGGAGCGCAAGGTTTGAACATGAGCCTTGCGGATACCGCAACGCTCTTAAAACTGGCGCTCGAACGCCCCGATGACCTTGGAGACCGTCGCATGCTGGATGCGTATCACAAGGCAAGGTACAGCGACATTTCCGTTCGAATTCAGGGGATTGACCTATTGAACCGTGCAAGCCGGGTGAACGCACCGCTGCTCCGGGATGCCCGTGCAACAGCGCTGAATGCTCTTTATGCAATGGGTCCGGTGCGCAAAACGCTCATGCAAATGGGGTTGGGCGTAAAATAA
- a CDS encoding aminotransferase class V-fold PLP-dependent enzyme: MPALLDTVDPSGLEEFSVVFTDRSLNSMSAAFQQVMNDLSEMLKGVYSADAVAIIPGGGTFGMEAVARQFARGAEVLVVRNGWFSYRWSQIFETGGLTSNTTVLKARQTANDTPSPFAPAPIDEVVKAIGEQKPDVVFAPHVETSAGVILPDDYITAMAKAAHEVGALMVLDCIASGCAWVNMRALGVDVLISAPQKGWSASPSAGLVMMSERAEQRLAETQSDSFAIDLAKWHSIMKAYENGGHAYHATMPTDALRAFRDTMFETKNYGFQRLKEAQWQLGDSVRAMLAAKGVTSVAADGFGAPGVVVSYTSDPDIQNGKKFVAQGMQIAAGVPLQCDEPADFRTFRLGLFGLDKLYDVEGTLGRLQRVMDQLL; encoded by the coding sequence ATGCCAGCATTGCTCGACACCGTGGATCCGTCAGGATTGGAAGAATTCTCGGTTGTTTTCACAGACCGTTCACTGAATTCAATGAGTGCTGCGTTTCAACAGGTTATGAACGACCTCTCCGAGATGCTCAAAGGCGTCTATTCAGCCGATGCAGTGGCAATAATTCCGGGCGGTGGTACCTTTGGAATGGAGGCCGTCGCACGTCAGTTTGCACGTGGCGCTGAAGTCCTGGTCGTGCGAAATGGTTGGTTTTCATACCGTTGGAGTCAGATTTTTGAAACTGGTGGGCTGACGTCAAATACGACTGTACTGAAAGCGCGCCAGACGGCCAATGACACGCCGTCGCCTTTTGCACCCGCCCCGATTGACGAGGTCGTCAAAGCGATTGGCGAACAAAAACCTGACGTGGTCTTTGCCCCACATGTAGAGACCAGCGCAGGTGTTATCCTGCCAGATGACTATATCACGGCAATGGCCAAAGCCGCCCATGAGGTAGGTGCGTTGATGGTATTGGATTGTATCGCATCGGGTTGCGCGTGGGTGAATATGCGCGCGCTTGGCGTTGATGTTCTGATTTCAGCCCCACAAAAAGGGTGGTCTGCTTCCCCCTCCGCCGGATTGGTGATGATGTCTGAGCGTGCCGAGCAAAGGCTGGCGGAAACACAGTCGGACAGCTTTGCAATTGATCTGGCCAAATGGCACAGCATCATGAAGGCCTATGAGAATGGCGGACATGCCTATCACGCGACGATGCCGACAGATGCCTTGCGTGCCTTTCGCGATACAATGTTTGAAACCAAAAACTATGGATTTCAGCGTCTGAAAGAAGCGCAGTGGCAATTGGGAGATTCGGTGCGCGCAATGCTGGCCGCAAAAGGCGTGACGTCGGTTGCCGCGGACGGGTTCGGCGCACCGGGCGTTGTCGTGAGTTACACGTCTGACCCCGATATCCAAAACGGCAAGAAATTTGTCGCTCAGGGCATGCAGATCGCTGCAGGAGTCCCGTTGCAATGCGACGAACCGGCTGATTTTCGAACCTTTCGTTTGGGACTTTTTGGCCTCGACAAACTTTATGATGTCGAAGGTACATTGGGCAGGCTGCAACGGGTGATGGATCAGCTTCTGTAA
- a CDS encoding Lrp/AsnC family transcriptional regulator translates to MIDLDDLDRSLLSALARDASQSAGALGRNLGLSQPATWRRIRKLESAGVLKGRQLRLNAEALGFGVTVFLGIKLATKGRVSLEDFERAVSAIPEVQRVEHVLGMYDYRLRVVARDLPDFERVLRRRIMTLPGVGEVEANVLLSEERRAGPIG, encoded by the coding sequence ATGATTGACCTGGATGATCTGGATCGCAGTTTGTTGAGCGCTTTGGCGCGGGATGCGAGTCAGAGTGCGGGCGCTCTGGGGCGCAATCTTGGCCTTTCTCAGCCTGCAACCTGGCGGCGTATTCGTAAATTGGAAAGTGCGGGTGTCCTCAAGGGTCGTCAATTGCGCCTGAATGCGGAGGCTTTGGGGTTTGGTGTGACGGTATTTCTGGGTATCAAACTCGCGACCAAAGGACGCGTCAGCCTGGAGGATTTTGAACGCGCTGTGAGCGCAATCCCGGAAGTGCAACGCGTTGAACACGTTCTGGGGATGTATGACTATCGTCTGCGGGTTGTCGCACGTGACCTGCCAGATTTCGAGCGTGTCCTCAGGCGGCGGATTATGACGCTGCCGGGCGTTGGCGAAGTTGAAGCCAATGTTCTGCTCAGTGAAGAACGCCGCGCCGGCCCGATTGGCTAA
- a CDS encoding Lrp/AsnC family transcriptional regulator, whose protein sequence is MLDDLDRRILRNWQSDPGLTPIELAERCATTTGKAARRITRMQETGVIAGVRAVIDWTALGYSVEVSLRVTLDKTQSSAFDDFIEAARGVPEVTEIQTFLGRVDVRLNIIARDMAHYQDIYRKRILILPHIADIEALMQIAQIKAEEILPL, encoded by the coding sequence ATGCTTGATGATCTGGATCGACGCATATTAAGAAATTGGCAGTCCGATCCCGGTCTGACGCCTATCGAATTGGCAGAGCGGTGTGCGACAACCACTGGGAAGGCGGCGCGGCGGATCACACGGATGCAGGAAACTGGCGTGATTGCCGGTGTGCGTGCGGTGATCGACTGGACTGCGCTTGGCTATTCGGTTGAGGTGTCGCTGCGGGTCACCTTGGATAAGACGCAATCAAGTGCATTCGATGATTTCATCGAAGCGGCGCGCGGGGTTCCGGAAGTGACGGAAATTCAGACTTTTCTCGGCCGGGTTGATGTGCGTCTCAACATTATCGCGCGGGACATGGCGCATTATCAGGATATCTACCGCAAACGGATCCTGATCCTGCCGCATATTGCTGACATTGAGGCCCTTATGCAAATTGCCCAAATCAAAGCAGAGGAGATTTTGCCGCTATGA
- the ilvC gene encoding ketol-acid reductoisomerase — translation MRVYYDRDCDVNLIKDMKVAILGYGSQGHAHALNLRDSGAKNLVVALRDGSPSAAKAEGEGLTVMGIAEAAAWADLIMFTMPDELQAETYKKYVHDNIREGAAIAFAHGLNVHFGLIEPKAGIDVVMMAPKGPGHTVRGEYTKGGGVPCLVAVDKDSSGKALEIGLSYCSAIGGGRSGIIETNFREECETDLFGEQAVLCGGLVELIRMGFETLVEAGYAPEMAYFECLHEVKLIVDLIYEGGIANMNYSISNTAEYGEYVSGPRILPYDETKARMKAVLTDIQTGKFVRDFMAENQVGQPFFKGTRRINDEHQIEATGETLRGMMPWISAGKMVDKAKN, via the coding sequence ATGCGCGTTTATTATGATCGCGATTGCGATGTAAACCTGATCAAAGACATGAAAGTCGCTATTCTTGGCTATGGTAGCCAAGGTCACGCGCATGCGTTGAACCTGCGCGACTCAGGGGCGAAAAATCTTGTCGTTGCGCTGCGCGACGGTTCGCCATCAGCGGCGAAAGCCGAAGGTGAGGGCCTGACAGTTATGGGCATTGCAGAAGCCGCTGCATGGGCCGATCTGATCATGTTCACAATGCCAGACGAGCTTCAGGCAGAAACCTACAAAAAATATGTACATGACAACATCCGCGAAGGCGCCGCAATTGCATTTGCCCATGGTTTGAACGTCCATTTTGGCCTTATTGAACCCAAGGCAGGGATTGATGTCGTGATGATGGCGCCCAAGGGGCCCGGCCATACGGTGCGCGGCGAATACACAAAGGGCGGTGGCGTGCCTTGCCTAGTTGCGGTGGATAAAGACAGCTCTGGCAAAGCGCTGGAAATTGGCTTGTCTTATTGTTCTGCCATTGGCGGTGGGCGCTCCGGCATCATCGAAACCAATTTCCGCGAAGAATGCGAAACCGACCTTTTCGGCGAACAGGCCGTACTATGCGGAGGCCTAGTCGAGCTGATCCGGATGGGTTTTGAAACCCTGGTTGAGGCAGGCTATGCGCCCGAAATGGCCTATTTCGAGTGCCTTCACGAAGTGAAACTGATCGTGGATCTGATCTATGAAGGCGGTATCGCCAACATGAATTACTCGATCTCGAATACGGCGGAATACGGCGAATATGTCTCCGGACCGCGCATCCTGCCTTATGACGAGACCAAGGCTCGGATGAAAGCCGTACTGACCGACATTCAAACTGGCAAATTTGTTCGGGATTTCATGGCGGAAAATCAGGTCGGTCAGCCATTCTTCAAGGGTACACGCCGTATCAACGACGAACACCAGATCGAAGCAACTGGAGAAACCTTGCGCGGTATGATGCCTTGGATTTCGGCGGGAAAGATGGTCGACAAGGCAAAGAACTGA
- a CDS encoding DMT family transporter, translating to MTSSPDITARSWLLVTILGLTWGGTFLVTEIALQGLTPFWLAAGRIGFAASLMVAVWAFMGFGLFDETAPVRTWVETALIGALSSAIPFMLLAWGQQFVTAGFAGVSMAAVALIVLPLAHFLVPGERLTPRKGLGFVIGFIGVCVLIGAQAFETTGARMEPAGRLACLGAASCYAMSSILMRRLPSVDTIGLSTVLLLIGATLVIPLAVIIEGPPPLPDRQTLFVVAMLGLIPTAAANLLRVQVVRTAGPVFMSLTNYQVPIWSVVLGAALLGEPLPTSLLWAMVLILAGVGISQYGAIRRLFRPV from the coding sequence ATGACCTCATCGCCAGACATCACGGCAAGAAGCTGGCTCTTGGTCACTATTCTGGGCCTGACATGGGGCGGGACGTTTTTGGTCACCGAAATCGCCCTGCAAGGCCTGACACCGTTTTGGCTTGCCGCAGGTCGGATCGGTTTTGCGGCTTCGCTGATGGTCGCGGTCTGGGCGTTTATGGGGTTTGGCCTGTTTGATGAAACCGCGCCCGTAAGAACATGGGTCGAAACCGCCCTGATCGGCGCCTTGAGTTCTGCCATTCCCTTTATGCTTCTGGCGTGGGGGCAACAATTCGTCACGGCTGGATTTGCGGGTGTGTCCATGGCGGCAGTCGCACTGATTGTCTTACCCCTTGCCCACTTTCTTGTACCGGGTGAACGTTTGACGCCGCGCAAGGGTCTTGGATTCGTGATTGGTTTCATTGGTGTTTGTGTGCTCATCGGAGCGCAAGCCTTTGAAACAACAGGAGCACGCATGGAACCCGCCGGCCGTTTGGCCTGTCTCGGCGCCGCTTCTTGCTATGCAATGTCCTCGATATTGATGCGCAGGTTGCCGTCAGTCGACACCATTGGTCTATCGACGGTATTGCTGTTGATCGGGGCGACCCTCGTTATTCCGCTTGCCGTGATCATCGAAGGACCTCCGCCCCTGCCCGACCGCCAAACACTATTTGTTGTCGCTATGCTTGGCTTGATCCCGACGGCCGCTGCGAACCTTTTGCGGGTTCAGGTCGTGCGTACTGCAGGACCCGTTTTTATGTCCCTGACCAATTACCAGGTCCCGATCTGGTCGGTCGTTCTGGGCGCTGCCCTGCTGGGCGAACCACTTCCGACGTCGCTTCTCTGGGCCATGGTTTTAATTTTGGCAGGCGTCGGAATTAGCCAATATGGTGCGATACGTCGCCTGTTTCGTCCCGTCTAA
- the glmM gene encoding phosphoglucosamine mutase — protein MDKLFGTDGVRGTANIHPMTADMALQIGAAVGRYFSRDRSSVHRVVIGKDTRLSGYMFENALTAGLTSTGMNVLLLGPVPTPAVGLLTRSMRADLGVMISASHNPAEDNGIKFFGPDGFKLSDQMEADIEGLIATGVAPIEAKHIGRAKRIDDGRFRYIERVKSSFPRQMRLDGLKVVVDCANGAAYRVAPEALWELGATVIPVGVGPNGQNINKGCGSTHPQLAAETVVAHGADVAICLDGDADRVILLDENGKIGDGDQFMALMAERWAAEGKLANNALVATVMSNLGLEHFLAGKGVRLERTAVGDRYVVERMRSGNYNLGGEQSGHIVMSDYATTGDGLMAGLQFLAEMVRSEKPASALLHNFDAVPQILKNVRFSAGQTPLESILVKKAIAQAEADLSGAGRLLIRKSGTEPLVRVMAEHEDSVLMERAVDSVVEAVADAVSN, from the coding sequence ATGGATAAACTCTTTGGCACAGATGGCGTGCGCGGCACGGCTAATATACACCCAATGACCGCTGATATGGCGCTGCAAATTGGAGCAGCCGTCGGGCGCTATTTCAGTCGGGACCGCTCCAGCGTGCACCGCGTGGTCATTGGGAAGGACACCCGCCTTTCCGGCTACATGTTTGAGAATGCCCTCACGGCAGGGCTCACATCGACCGGAATGAACGTGCTCTTGCTTGGACCCGTGCCCACGCCGGCTGTCGGCTTGTTGACACGTTCAATGCGCGCCGATCTTGGCGTGATGATCTCGGCCAGCCATAACCCCGCCGAGGATAACGGGATCAAATTTTTCGGGCCCGACGGGTTCAAGCTTTCTGATCAGATGGAAGCGGATATCGAAGGACTGATTGCGACAGGTGTTGCGCCTATTGAGGCTAAACACATCGGGCGGGCCAAGCGTATCGATGACGGGCGTTTTCGCTATATTGAACGCGTGAAGTCATCGTTTCCACGCCAGATGCGTCTGGATGGGCTCAAGGTGGTTGTGGATTGCGCAAACGGGGCAGCGTATCGCGTTGCACCTGAGGCACTTTGGGAGCTTGGGGCTACGGTTATCCCGGTGGGTGTGGGGCCAAATGGTCAGAACATCAACAAGGGGTGCGGGTCGACGCATCCACAACTTGCGGCCGAAACAGTCGTTGCACATGGCGCTGACGTGGCCATTTGCCTTGATGGCGATGCGGACCGGGTGATCTTGCTGGATGAAAACGGCAAGATCGGAGACGGCGATCAGTTCATGGCGTTGATGGCCGAAAGGTGGGCCGCTGAAGGCAAGCTGGCGAACAACGCACTCGTCGCGACAGTGATGTCCAATCTTGGCCTTGAGCATTTTCTTGCTGGCAAGGGTGTGCGACTGGAACGCACCGCGGTGGGTGACAGGTATGTCGTCGAGCGCATGCGTTCGGGCAATTACAACCTCGGCGGTGAGCAGTCCGGGCATATCGTGATGTCTGATTATGCAACCACGGGGGATGGGCTGATGGCGGGACTCCAATTCCTTGCGGAAATGGTACGGTCTGAAAAGCCTGCGAGTGCATTGCTGCACAATTTCGACGCCGTACCACAGATTCTTAAGAACGTGCGCTTTTCAGCTGGACAGACTCCGCTTGAAAGCATCCTTGTCAAAAAGGCGATTGCGCAGGCGGAAGCGGATCTTTCGGGTGCAGGCAGGCTGTTAATCCGAAAATCGGGAACCGAACCTCTGGTGCGCGTTATGGCAGAGCATGAAGATTCGGTGCTTATGGAGCGCGCGGTTGATAGTGTTGTTGAAGCGGTCGCGGATGCAGTGAGTAATTAG
- the folP gene encoding dihydropteroate synthase: protein MTAYFRPIVQVDTARPAHALTLAGGRGWFTDIEILSRSAVPVTVSAADLDPADISSLIEPRADIAGIKMHRPRIMGILNITPDSFSDGGKHNSEEAAVSGALKMRTADVLDVGGESTRPGAAFISADQEIERTVPVIKALRAAGINQTISIDTRKSAVAAAALEAGANLVNDVSGFTFDKDLAPLCAAQSIPVCVMHAQGDPATMQQDPQYEDVVLDVFDFLKKQIASLVAQGIPKARIIADPGIGFGKTLDHNLALLARLSLFHGLGVPILLGASRKKFIGTIGKAEAAQDRMPGSLSIALAALKHGTQFVRVHDVPETAQAIALWRAAMAGCADG, encoded by the coding sequence ATGACTGCGTATTTTCGCCCGATTGTTCAAGTTGATACAGCCCGCCCCGCTCACGCTTTGACCCTTGCGGGTGGGAGGGGGTGGTTCACTGACATCGAAATTCTATCCCGTTCTGCGGTGCCCGTTACAGTATCTGCCGCCGATCTGGATCCGGCAGATATCTCGTCACTGATCGAACCACGCGCTGACATTGCCGGGATAAAGATGCACAGACCACGCATTATGGGGATTCTGAACATCACCCCTGATAGTTTTTCAGACGGCGGTAAACACAATTCGGAAGAAGCTGCCGTGTCGGGCGCACTGAAAATGCGCACTGCCGATGTTTTGGATGTTGGTGGTGAGTCGACACGCCCCGGTGCCGCTTTCATATCCGCAGATCAGGAAATCGAACGAACTGTGCCGGTCATCAAGGCCTTGAGAGCTGCGGGTATCAACCAAACCATTTCAATAGACACGCGCAAGTCTGCTGTCGCCGCGGCCGCATTGGAGGCCGGTGCCAACCTGGTGAACGATGTATCTGGTTTCACCTTCGATAAGGACCTCGCGCCGCTGTGCGCTGCGCAGTCCATACCAGTCTGCGTGATGCATGCGCAGGGTGACCCAGCAACCATGCAACAAGATCCGCAGTACGAAGACGTCGTTTTGGACGTATTCGATTTTCTGAAAAAACAGATAGCCAGTCTTGTTGCTCAAGGCATCCCCAAAGCTCGGATTATCGCTGACCCCGGCATTGGTTTCGGCAAAACGTTAGATCACAATCTGGCGCTTCTCGCGAGATTGTCATTGTTTCATGGGCTGGGTGTGCCGATCTTGCTGGGGGCGTCGCGTAAAAAGTTCATAGGTACAATTGGCAAAGCCGAAGCTGCGCAGGACCGCATGCCCGGATCTTTGAGCATAGCCCTCGCGGCTTTGAAACATGGGACACAATTTGTGCGGGTGCATGACGTGCCAGAAACCGCTCAGGCCATTGCGCTTTGGCGTGCGGCCATGGCAGGTTGCGCGGATGGATAA
- a CDS encoding dihydroneopterin aldolase: MSSEIRLAFAHPSERSQATAGTDQLDRISLRDHIVEVEIGAFQAERGVTQRICFNIVVEVQPLTGPIDDDVDRILSYDKVTESIASELSEERLNLLETLAERVAERILLEPQAKRAFVRIEKLDRGPGALGVEIVRARGGSVVTPLQEDSAPQPELIYLSNAAIRSRFLKGWIDQLETTGRPLIFCVGASDTSAPQIDHKMAQRRIDLLAIEQNAWVLASKDDRCVVVNTRTELDWAMKNGQSCVWAPSKIVLDAVDGPSAQPRDAVALAAWFAATFEASEMLVIGADLPQSASVPLRSVSAQDENL, from the coding sequence ATGAGCTCCGAAATCAGACTTGCCTTCGCGCATCCCAGCGAAAGATCGCAGGCCACTGCGGGAACAGATCAGCTAGATCGAATTTCCTTGCGGGATCATATTGTCGAAGTAGAAATTGGCGCGTTTCAAGCCGAGCGCGGAGTCACGCAGCGGATTTGTTTCAATATTGTTGTTGAAGTGCAGCCCTTGACTGGACCTATAGACGACGATGTGGACCGCATCCTGAGCTATGACAAAGTCACGGAATCCATTGCATCCGAACTTTCTGAGGAGCGCTTGAACCTTCTGGAAACGCTTGCGGAACGCGTGGCAGAGCGGATTCTTCTGGAACCTCAAGCCAAGCGTGCTTTTGTGCGGATTGAAAAACTGGACCGTGGACCCGGTGCTTTGGGCGTCGAGATCGTGCGGGCACGTGGGGGATCTGTTGTCACACCGCTGCAAGAAGATTCCGCACCTCAGCCAGAATTGATTTATTTGAGTAATGCAGCAATCAGGTCTCGGTTTCTCAAGGGTTGGATTGACCAGTTGGAAACGACGGGCAGACCATTGATTTTCTGCGTCGGTGCGTCCGATACGTCGGCACCCCAGATTGATCACAAAATGGCGCAGCGTCGGATTGATCTGCTGGCGATCGAACAAAATGCGTGGGTTCTCGCGTCAAAGGATGATCGTTGCGTTGTCGTAAATACGCGCACGGAGCTCGACTGGGCCATGAAGAACGGGCAATCCTGTGTCTGGGCCCCGTCAAAGATTGTATTGGATGCGGTCGATGGACCCTCCGCACAACCGCGTGATGCGGTTGCTCTGGCGGCCTGGTTTGCCGCGACCTTTGAAGCGAGCGAAATGCTGGTGATCGGCGCAGACTTGCCGCAAAGCGCTTCTGTGCCGTTACGGTCGGTTTCAGCTCAGGACGAAAACCTGTAG
- a CDS encoding cell wall hydrolase, whose product MRIICKAIFSLSLGLFLSAFVADTATARQGERQNSDSGSIVEKRKLDKNGSAKSAPTLEFSKSWIDRQPSPQGGDEWRCLAEALYFEARGETVKGQFAVAEVILNRVQSGRFPSSACGVIHQGTGKKYQCQFTYTCDGQKEIIAEPRAFERVSKVARAALDGVAPDLTEGATHYHTTAVKPRWSKVYTKTAAIGVHVFYRHTWRTASN is encoded by the coding sequence GTGCGTATTATCTGCAAAGCGATTTTTTCGCTGTCTTTAGGCCTGTTTTTGAGTGCTTTTGTCGCTGATACCGCGACAGCACGCCAAGGCGAGCGTCAAAACAGCGATTCTGGATCCATCGTCGAAAAGCGCAAGCTAGACAAAAATGGATCAGCCAAATCGGCGCCTACTTTGGAGTTTTCAAAGTCGTGGATTGATCGGCAGCCTTCACCGCAGGGCGGCGATGAGTGGCGCTGTCTCGCGGAAGCACTCTATTTCGAAGCGCGTGGGGAAACCGTCAAAGGGCAATTTGCGGTGGCAGAAGTGATCCTGAACCGCGTGCAATCCGGGCGGTTTCCAAGTTCGGCGTGTGGCGTGATTCATCAAGGTACCGGTAAGAAATACCAGTGCCAGTTCACCTATACATGTGATGGACAAAAAGAGATTATTGCGGAGCCGCGAGCCTTTGAACGGGTGTCCAAAGTGGCGCGCGCGGCGTTGGATGGGGTCGCTCCGGACCTCACCGAAGGCGCAACTCATTACCATACAACTGCCGTGAAACCTCGGTGGAGCAAAGTCTACACCAAAACTGCTGCTATCGGTGTTCACGTATTTTACCGACATACGTGGAGAACAGCGAGCAATTGA